Proteins from a genomic interval of Psychrobacter urativorans:
- the zorA gene encoding anti-phage ZorAB system protein ZorA, with product MDWFKIAQFVQELYIFPLVIVAFVAYVGVRFVLNYINPAKLLNNKLAQLASDLENMNGDFNFDKELLDIKFEGNTSLKQAWLNYKKTFHDIHEVRDGESVIDYSRATVPSEMFFTESIVVDIPLKVDFYKHLPGMITGVGIIVTFAGLLIGLLAFDPAGNPDNVQDSLTLLLKGVGEAFMASGLAILTAMLITFFEKSWLRKCYEQLQRLNTAIDNAFTFDESGEEYLAKLLKSSQANEANARQLKDSLVNDLKTMMTNLVEENKRNQAAFASQLSESYAQVGISTATQIGESIESTLKEPLDKIASSVQQVSGDQGSAVQDLMTDVLTAFMSKLETTFGGQMTGMSEMMTQSVTAMREMQSGFSQLITDMQTNSEVSTKTLETQMEKMMEDIHQKQNEMSTQMNEMVENLSAGSAKIGDQGLYAVEQLNSKVSELVSGLGTSMSDLLSNVAEQRIEQDRQISDNQQKLHEQSSVLIDDLGSEIKELITHSKEAVQTHKENIQKLSQVTTDSITGMNSGAERMRLAAEQFTTAGSSLSTVTGKTSELIAQVNTTSANMTSASNNLIELIRDYKNSQNSVNLAIETLESLIQQSKSEAGMSSQMLNDMQNMTTALSQVKMEMQEYLAEVSDVLVKSFDSFGTSVESSLNQSLVSFDNTLNQAVQRLATGVEGLGNVVEDLEDLTQRTRS from the coding sequence ATGGATTGGTTCAAAATAGCTCAATTTGTGCAAGAACTTTATATATTTCCTTTAGTAATTGTAGCTTTTGTTGCTTACGTTGGTGTTCGATTTGTCTTGAATTATATAAATCCCGCGAAACTACTAAATAATAAACTAGCACAATTAGCTAGTGATTTAGAAAATATGAATGGGGATTTTAATTTTGACAAAGAGCTATTGGATATAAAGTTTGAAGGTAATACTTCATTAAAACAGGCATGGTTAAATTATAAAAAAACGTTTCATGATATTCATGAAGTGAGAGATGGTGAAAGTGTTATAGATTACTCACGAGCAACTGTGCCAAGTGAAATGTTTTTCACGGAATCCATCGTGGTAGACATTCCATTAAAAGTAGATTTTTATAAGCACTTGCCCGGTATGATCACTGGTGTTGGTATTATTGTGACATTTGCAGGTCTGTTGATTGGATTGTTAGCTTTTGACCCTGCAGGAAACCCTGACAATGTTCAAGACAGCTTGACATTATTGCTAAAAGGCGTAGGAGAGGCCTTTATGGCTTCTGGATTGGCTATTCTCACAGCCATGCTTATTACGTTTTTTGAAAAGTCATGGTTAAGAAAATGTTATGAGCAATTACAACGTTTAAATACTGCTATTGATAATGCCTTTACTTTTGATGAAAGTGGGGAGGAGTATCTGGCTAAGTTACTTAAGTCTTCTCAAGCCAATGAAGCGAATGCACGACAGCTTAAAGATAGTCTGGTTAATGATTTAAAAACCATGATGACTAACTTGGTCGAAGAGAATAAAAGAAATCAAGCTGCCTTTGCTTCACAGCTCAGTGAGTCTTATGCTCAAGTAGGCATATCAACGGCAACTCAGATTGGTGAATCTATTGAAAGCACGTTGAAAGAGCCTTTAGATAAAATTGCTTCAAGCGTGCAGCAAGTTAGTGGTGACCAAGGGTCGGCAGTACAGGATCTTATGACTGATGTGTTAACTGCTTTTATGAGTAAGCTGGAAACGACATTTGGTGGTCAAATGACAGGTATGAGCGAGATGATGACACAGTCTGTCACAGCTATGCGTGAGATGCAGTCAGGCTTTTCTCAATTAATTACAGATATGCAAACTAATAGTGAAGTGTCGACCAAAACGTTAGAGACCCAAATGGAAAAAATGATGGAAGATATTCATCAAAAGCAAAATGAGATGTCTACCCAAATGAACGAAATGGTAGAAAATCTATCTGCAGGTTCAGCTAAAATTGGTGATCAAGGGTTATATGCTGTTGAGCAATTAAATAGTAAGGTTTCAGAGCTTGTCTCAGGTTTAGGTACATCAATGTCAGACCTGCTGTCAAATGTTGCAGAGCAACGTATCGAGCAAGATCGCCAGATATCAGATAATCAACAAAAATTGCACGAACAGTCGTCTGTATTGATTGATGATTTGGGCAGTGAAATTAAAGAGCTCATTACGCATAGCAAAGAAGCCGTTCAAACTCATAAAGAAAACATCCAAAAACTATCTCAGGTGACTACCGATAGTATCACTGGTATGAATAGTGGTGCAGAAAGAATGCGCTTGGCTGCTGAGCAATTTACTACTGCTGGTAGTTCGCTAAGCACAGTGACTGGTAAGACATCAGAACTTATTGCACAGGTTAATACGACTTCAGCTAACATGACAAGTGCAAGCAATAACCTTATTGAATTGATAAGAGATTATAAGAATTCTCAAAACAGCGTTAACCTTGCAATTGAAACACTGGAAAGTCTCATTCAGCAGTCAAAGTCTGAAGCTGGCATGTCTAGTCAAATGCTTAATGATATGCAGAATATGACGACAGCTTTAAGCCAAGTGAAGATGGAGATGCAAGAGTATTTAGCAGAAGTTAGTGATGTTCTAGTGAAGAGTTTTGATAGCTTTGGTACTTCCGTTGAAAGTAGTTTAAATCAATCGTTGGTGTCTTTTGACAACACACTTAACCAAGCCGTTCAACGTCTTGCAACTGGTGTTGAAGGCTTAGGTAATGTGGTTGAAGACCTTGAAGATCTTACCCAAAGAACTAGAAGCTAA
- the zorB1 gene encoding type I Zorya anti-phage system protein ZorB1, protein MIGNRYAKKPRSKDEGEKPFWISFADLMTALMTLFLVVMAVSLMVVTKKINEATQAEKERSSEILDICTSIKDDPTLKNQLITVDCKENRINFGEAGRFGHNDYRLNSEGIKALSALVPVVLEAANSENGKKWFKQIVIEGFTDTDGSYLYNLNLSLRRSEWVMCSLLDPTFNQELTLTDAQKNQIKQLFLAGGVSFNSAKDSKEASRRVELRMQFYGLKEKDSAEAQPIFVSAPIETCQLAR, encoded by the coding sequence ATGATTGGTAATAGGTACGCTAAAAAACCTCGTTCAAAGGATGAGGGTGAGAAACCTTTTTGGATCTCATTTGCTGACTTAATGACAGCACTAATGACATTGTTTTTGGTAGTGATGGCAGTATCTTTAATGGTAGTCACTAAGAAAATTAACGAAGCAACACAAGCAGAGAAAGAGCGAAGTTCAGAGATCTTGGATATTTGTACTAGTATTAAAGACGACCCCACTTTAAAGAATCAGCTCATCACCGTAGACTGTAAAGAGAACCGTATAAATTTTGGTGAGGCAGGTCGCTTTGGGCATAATGATTACCGATTGAATTCAGAGGGTATAAAGGCTTTAAGTGCTTTAGTACCTGTTGTCTTGGAAGCTGCCAATAGTGAAAACGGCAAAAAATGGTTTAAACAGATTGTGATTGAAGGTTTTACGGATACTGATGGATCATACTTATATAACCTGAATTTAAGTTTGCGTCGTTCGGAGTGGGTAATGTGTAGTTTATTGGATCCCACATTTAATCAAGAGCTTACCTTAACTGACGCGCAAAAAAATCAAATCAAACAGCTGTTTTTAGCTGGAGGTGTATCGTTTAATTCAGCAAAAGACAGTAAAGAAGCTTCGCGCCGTGTAGAACTAAGAATGCAGTTTTATGGTTTAAAAGAAAAAGACAGTGCTGAGGCGCAGCCTATTTTCGTTTCTGCTCCTATAGAAACCTGTCAGCTGGCAAGGTGA